CTATTGAATCAAGGGCCTTCTTTGTTCCTCCGGGATTGATCTTCTTCGATGGCTTCAGGCCGAACTGGCTCACGGAGTCCGTGTCCAAATAGAGACAGATAACGTCGATCTTCCTGGATGAGAGCGTAGAAACAAGCCTTTTCAGAGATTTGTCAATCTTCGAGAACCCTTTTTCGCCGAAGAGATCCAGAAGGGCGTTTCGTGACGAGACGATTACGAGGAGCTTCCTTCTCTTGATTTCCTGGATTCTTTTCTTCAGTGTGACGGCATCCTTCCTGCGTGCCGGCCGTGAAGGTCCGAGGCTCAGAAAGTCCTCGATGTCCTTCAAGCTTCTCGAGAAAAGATCCTGAGGGGATAAGATACCTTGCTTGACCAATGCATCCGAGACATTGGGGTTAAGCCTGAAGGATTCGCTCAGGTCAAGCGTCGCCTGGATATGGACCAATTTGAAGATTGAGATGCCGGTTTTTCTGGAGAGTGAAAGAGCGTCCAGCTGCAGAACTTCCCTAATACTCGTGATGCCGGCTTTTGAAAACCTCGCAAGGGCGGAGGAACCGATACCCGGGATTCGCGTCAGTTCCTGTTCTATCTCCTTAGAGGAGGGCACGGGTAACTTGCCTAGCGCTCTCCAACGAGCTCTTTGACAGTCTTCACATTGTCTTTCGCAGTGACTGCCACAGGAGAATCAGGAGCAATCAAAACGACCTTTTCCCACATCCTTCTCGCCTCCCGGTACATCCCCGCGTCCGCGAAGGCAACGCCGAGATTGTAGTACGCCTGAAAGCACTTGGGGTCATCACCTATCGCCCGCATGAATTCACTCACTGCCAGGGAATACCTTTTCTCAGAGTAGTAGGTGTTTCCCAGATTGCTCCTTGCAAGCGGATCTTTCGGATTCCTTATCAACACTTTTTGCAGAATCTCAATTGCGTCAGAAGCCCTGCCCACTTCATTGAGAAGCGCCCCCAGATTCGTGTAAGCTTCAGAGAGTTTGGGGTCAAGTCTGATCGCCGTCCTGTATTCGCGTTCTGCATCTCCAGGTTTGTCCCGGTCGTAGTACGCATTCGCGAGCTCAAAATGATTGCGTGCATTCAGACTGTCCGATATCACGAGTTTCTCGTACTTCGAGATCAATTCATCCGGACTCAGCGGTTTCTCCTTCTTGGCACCAAGGCAAAGACCCGGGAGGAGAAGCAGGAGCGCCGTTACCGCAGCCGGAAATCCAAATAATGAGATCTTCTTCATGGCAGAGGCTCCTTTTCTGTATGCGATTCTAGGAGTGCCTATCTCAAGAACGGTAGCTCAAGTGTTCCGTTTAAGTCAACAGCGAATTCGGGGACACATGACACAATTCCAATTGTGAATTCTCCGCACTCGGCGGGCAACCACTGCGGTGGTCTGGGATGAAGTGACTTTCCTGAGCACAGGAATCAAGCGATGTCTCCCCGAACAGAAAATGACTTCAGAGCGCACTCGTGTGTAGAAAATCCAGTGATCTGTACTGTATGGCCTCGCTGACATGCTGGACCATGACTTTGTCACTGCCGGCGAGATCGGCGATCGTCCGGGCAACCTTCAGGATTCTGTGATAGGCTCTCGCGCTCAGACCGAGCCGTGAGAATGCCGCCCTGAGAAGTTCCTGGGAATCGCTCCCCAACGGCACAAACTTCGAGATATCATTTTCGTTCATGGCAGAGTTTGTGACTGCTCTCCCGTCGTTCCCAAACCTTGCTTCCTGCCTTCCCCTTGCAGTCCCGACCCTTTCCCTTATGAGTTCAGACGTTTCCCCTGAAGCTCTACCCAGAAGCTCCCCAAATCTCGGCGGTCTCACATGAATATGAATGTCAATCCTGTCAATGAGGGGGCCGGATAGTCTCCCGAGGTAGTTTGTTATTTGAAGCGGCGTGCATCTGCACTCCCTGGTCTCATCGCCAAGGTAGCCGCAGGGACAGGGGTTCATGGCCGCGACAAGCATTGTCGAACAGGGGAAGGTCACAGCGTACGCCGCCCTGGTCACTAGCACCCTGCCCTCTTCGAGGGGCTGCCTCAGGGACTCAAGGACATTTCTCTTGAATTCCGGGAGCTCGTCCAGAAAGAGAACCCCCCTGTGCGCGAGGCTTATCTCCCCGGGCCCTGCAAGTCTCCCGCCGCCGATCATTCCTGCATCACTTGTCGTATGGTGCGGGGATCGAAAAGGTCTCCTGAGTCCGGTGCTTCCAAGCTTTCCGAGCTT
This genomic window from Candidatus Eisenbacteria bacterium contains:
- a CDS encoding tetratricopeptide repeat protein; translated protein: MKKISLFGFPAAVTALLLLLPGLCLGAKKEKPLSPDELISKYEKLVISDSLNARNHFELANAYYDRDKPGDAEREYRTAIRLDPKLSEAYTNLGALLNEVGRASDAIEILQKVLIRNPKDPLARSNLGNTYYSEKRYSLAVSEFMRAIGDDPKCFQAYYNLGVAFADAGMYREARRMWEKVVLIAPDSPVAVTAKDNVKTVKELVGER
- a CDS encoding YifB family Mg chelatase-like AAA ATPase, producing MSLSKVLTGALSGCDGFLIEVEACLTRGLPAFSTVGLPDVAVKESRERVMAAILNSGFSFPSKRLTVNLAPAGVRKEGASFDLPISIGILAVSGQLAADKLSEYIILGELALDGRLRPVRGVLPVAIAGKENGVNGIIVPHRNAEEASIVDGVETVPVRNLKEVVEFLSGRISRNELLTKVRPRAAEPETENEDMSDIRGQEYAKRALEVAAAGGHNVLMIGPPGAGKTMLARRLSSVLPPLTKEENLEVTKIYSVAAKLGKLGSTGLRRPFRSPHHTTSDAGMIGGGRLAGPGEISLAHRGVLFLDELPEFKRNVLESLRQPLEEGRVLVTRAAYAVTFPCSTMLVAAMNPCPCGYLGDETRECRCTPLQITNYLGRLSGPLIDRIDIHIHVRPPRFGELLGRASGETSELIRERVGTARGRQEARFGNDGRAVTNSAMNENDISKFVPLGSDSQELLRAAFSRLGLSARAYHRILKVARTIADLAGSDKVMVQHVSEAIQYRSLDFLHTSAL